A window of the Acidobacteriota bacterium genome harbors these coding sequences:
- a CDS encoding sigma-70 family RNA polymerase sigma factor — MHAAPATLPAPTLPDEIDRLYRDHHAMILRTAFRITRSMRDAEDVLHSLFLRLIEREVGPDPGANPGPYLHRAAVNLSLDLLRKRRRGASLEAVPGSRDSGQPQPDEVSARTELGDRLRAAIARLSPRAAEIFVLRYVEGYTNSEIGRMLGISWGVVAVTLLRARRRLQTHMQI, encoded by the coding sequence ATGCACGCAGCCCCGGCCACCCTCCCCGCCCCGACCCTGCCGGACGAGATCGACCGGCTGTATCGGGACCACCATGCCATGATCCTCCGCACCGCCTTCCGGATCACCCGGAGCATGCGCGACGCCGAGGACGTGCTGCACAGCCTGTTTCTCAGGCTCATCGAACGGGAGGTCGGCCCCGACCCGGGCGCGAACCCGGGTCCGTACCTCCACCGGGCCGCGGTGAACCTGTCGCTGGACCTCCTGCGCAAGCGCCGCCGCGGCGCCTCGCTGGAGGCGGTGCCCGGTTCGCGCGACTCCGGCCAGCCGCAGCCAGACGAAGTGAGCGCCCGGACCGAGCTGGGTGACCGCCTGCGGGCAGCCATCGCCCGGCTCAGCCCCCGGGCGGCGGAGATCTTCGTCCTGCGCTATGTGGAGGGATACACCAACAGCGAGATCGGCCGGATGCTCGGCATCTCGTGGGGCGTCGTCGCCGTCACCCTTCTGCGCGCCCGCCGCCGTCTCCAGACCCACATGCAGATCTGA
- a CDS encoding class I SAM-dependent methyltransferase, with amino-acid sequence MDRSLFQIYRRQFQELAPLRRRLYGRLPLRAARRIVDPGCGTGLVLQELAPLTRAELVGIDRDAAALVAARVTAGADRHEGPPRFEQADVSRCRLPAAGLYVSSFFLYQLPDPVIFLRQVRRRLDPDGLYAVLSEYDYPATVESPPGLGLVEALLASLHGEGFRPETGGRLDALFGEAGYAVVSSGAVAGEPRPPDPVFLRCQLSRTMNEPSVSRWLERADSSGARLAFTVRWGIYRPASS; translated from the coding sequence GTGGACCGTTCCCTGTTCCAGATCTATCGCCGCCAGTTTCAGGAGCTGGCGCCGCTCCGGCGCCGGCTCTACGGCCGGCTTCCCCTGCGCGCAGCGCGGCGCATCGTGGATCCCGGCTGCGGCACGGGCCTGGTGCTGCAGGAACTCGCTCCCCTGACCCGGGCCGAACTCGTGGGGATCGACCGCGACGCGGCCGCCCTGGTCGCGGCCCGAGTCACCGCCGGAGCCGACCGGCACGAAGGTCCACCGCGGTTCGAGCAGGCCGACGTGTCGAGGTGCCGGCTGCCCGCCGCCGGCCTGTATGTTTCCTCATTCTTTCTGTATCAGCTTCCGGATCCCGTCATTTTCCTGCGCCAGGTCCGGCGGCGCCTGGACCCGGACGGACTGTACGCCGTTTTGTCCGAATACGACTACCCGGCCACCGTCGAGTCGCCGCCCGGGCTGGGTCTCGTCGAGGCGCTGTTGGCGTCACTGCACGGCGAGGGCTTCCGCCCAGAAACAGGCGGCCGGCTGGATGCCCTCTTCGGAGAGGCCGGTTACGCCGTTGTTTCGTCTGGCGCCGTGGCGGGCGAGCCGCGCCCGCCCGATCCGGTGTTCCTCCGCTGCCAGTTGAGCCGGACGATGAACGAGCCGTCCGTATCCCGCTGGCTCGAGCGTGCCGACTCGTCCGGCGCCCGCTTGGCCTTCACCGTGCGTTGGGGCATCTACCGGCCGGCCAGTTCGTAA
- a CDS encoding radical SAM protein, translating to MNLKGFFAKRQPIAPAGLHHLAGGPVPAGKRVHLRVEQDGTGLLLIDASRVLHLNPTACDYAWLHLRGLGEAELLKRIRKHYRVSRRQAAADWAAIRETLDAMLGDSEVCPITFLGLDRIEPFQTPVSAPYRLDLALTYRCNIDCAHCYNERRECPELATDDWRRIMQKAWDAGVPHVVFTGGEATLRDDLRDLIAHAQALGMVSGLLTNGVRLADRDYLAGLLAAGLDYVQVTLESADPAVHNRMVGADSFEQTVAGIRTCLELGIYTITNTTITRDSAPTLEATVRFIHSLGLKALAVNSIIYSGKAADGEFALTDEDLKAALVRVRELAEHLDLRLIWYTPTRYCRLNPLELELGPKHCTAGRYNLCVEPDGAVIPCQSYYERAGNLLTDPWEAVYNHPVMVRLRERQWLPPECTDCPELPLCGGGCPLELKDKPVACPDAMSNG from the coding sequence ATGAACCTGAAGGGTTTCTTTGCCAAGCGCCAACCCATCGCCCCGGCGGGCCTCCATCATCTGGCCGGCGGACCGGTGCCGGCGGGCAAGCGCGTCCACCTCCGCGTGGAGCAGGATGGCACCGGCCTGCTGCTCATCGACGCGTCGCGGGTGCTCCACCTCAATCCCACGGCCTGCGACTACGCCTGGCTGCACCTGCGCGGTCTCGGCGAAGCGGAGCTGCTGAAGCGCATCCGCAAGCACTACCGCGTGAGCCGCCGGCAGGCCGCCGCCGACTGGGCCGCGATCCGCGAGACGCTGGACGCCATGCTGGGTGACAGCGAGGTCTGCCCCATCACCTTCCTGGGGCTGGATCGGATCGAACCGTTCCAGACCCCCGTCTCCGCACCCTACCGCCTGGATCTGGCCCTCACCTACCGCTGCAACATCGACTGCGCGCACTGCTACAACGAGCGCCGCGAGTGCCCGGAACTCGCGACGGACGACTGGCGGCGCATCATGCAGAAGGCCTGGGACGCCGGCGTCCCCCACGTCGTCTTCACCGGCGGCGAGGCCACGCTCCGCGACGACCTGCGGGACCTCATCGCCCACGCCCAGGCGCTGGGGATGGTGTCCGGTCTGCTGACCAACGGTGTCCGGCTCGCCGACCGTGACTATCTGGCCGGCCTGCTGGCGGCCGGCCTCGACTACGTCCAGGTGACCTTGGAATCGGCCGATCCGGCGGTGCACAACCGCATGGTGGGGGCCGACTCGTTCGAGCAGACCGTCGCCGGCATCCGCACCTGTCTGGAACTCGGCATCTACACCATCACCAACACCACCATCACCCGCGACAGCGCCCCGACGCTGGAGGCCACCGTCCGTTTCATCCACTCGCTGGGGCTGAAGGCGCTGGCGGTCAACTCCATCATCTACTCCGGCAAAGCCGCCGACGGCGAATTCGCCCTGACCGACGAGGATCTGAAGGCGGCGTTGGTGCGGGTGCGGGAACTGGCCGAGCACCTGGACCTCCGGCTCATCTGGTACACGCCCACCCGGTACTGCCGCCTCAATCCGCTGGAACTGGAGCTGGGGCCCAAGCACTGCACCGCCGGCCGCTACAACCTCTGTGTGGAGCCGGACGGCGCGGTGATCCCCTGCCAGAGCTACTACGAGCGCGCCGGCAACCTACTCACCGATCCGTGGGAGGCAGTGTACAACCATCCGGTCATGGTGCGCCTGCGCGAGCGGCAGTGGCTGCCGCCCGAGTGCACGGACTGCCCCGAATTGCCGCTCTGCGGCGGGGGGTGTCCGCTGGAACTGAAGGACAAGCCTGTCGCCTGTCCCGACGCCATGTCAAACGGTTAG
- a CDS encoding DUF2207 domain-containing protein translates to MVTRMLGAALLLLTLGGVAAPAQDYRFEVPEFICNVSVEKDRSLVIYYKITFRCAPGAHPIDIVDIGFPSKDYQLDSVRAQIGGVALSGIKPSSYISNGVEIPLGDKAIGPGQTGTLEVSGTNLYMVFQDSDVPADGSMEFSPTWFDGNLLEGTTAFTLQVQFPEGAEPDKVRHHERAFTESFITDAGRIIYKWTEQRRVDGEYKVGISFPGTLVEGPLTPPEAPVAAYSSSGDDFFDSGCFVFLVFLIPILPAVISIVRGFYRRRKYLPPKIGVEGVGIKRGLTAPMAALLNEEKLDRVTVLILYGLLRKGAVKLKAGPGGKPVIEKTALDSGKLWEYENAFLDSIKADGSLGEKELKSMFVQMIKDLNNRMKGFSLRETRAYYRSITQQAWEMVRTAGPDAAGLKTVEEQLQWMLMDDDFDDKVRKLPPVVFAAPSWFPTGGWIVDEPTAAGGPAPVAPAGGAPPVPGTGVPVAPVGGGGFSLTDICHQTASAIEGFSNRAVSSFGSLVSGVTGVTNPIPVSSSSGRSSGGHSCACACACAGCACACAGGGR, encoded by the coding sequence ATGGTGACCCGCATGCTCGGCGCCGCCCTCCTGCTCCTGACTCTCGGCGGAGTCGCCGCGCCCGCCCAGGATTACCGGTTCGAAGTGCCCGAATTCATCTGCAACGTGTCGGTGGAGAAGGACCGCAGCCTGGTCATCTACTACAAGATCACGTTCCGCTGCGCTCCGGGCGCCCACCCCATCGACATTGTGGACATCGGCTTTCCCAGCAAGGACTACCAGTTGGATTCCGTCCGGGCCCAGATCGGCGGCGTGGCGCTCAGCGGCATCAAGCCATCCAGCTACATCTCCAACGGCGTTGAAATCCCGCTGGGCGACAAGGCCATCGGCCCCGGCCAGACGGGCACCCTCGAGGTGAGCGGCACAAATCTCTACATGGTCTTTCAGGACAGCGACGTCCCGGCTGACGGCTCGATGGAGTTCAGCCCCACCTGGTTCGACGGCAACCTGCTGGAAGGCACCACCGCCTTCACCCTGCAGGTCCAATTCCCGGAGGGCGCCGAGCCGGACAAGGTGCGCCACCACGAGCGGGCGTTCACCGAATCGTTCATCACCGACGCCGGCCGGATCATTTACAAGTGGACGGAACAGCGGCGGGTGGACGGCGAGTACAAGGTGGGTATTTCGTTCCCGGGCACCCTGGTGGAAGGCCCGCTGACACCGCCCGAAGCCCCGGTGGCGGCATACAGCAGCTCCGGCGACGATTTCTTCGACAGCGGCTGCTTCGTGTTCCTGGTTTTTCTGATCCCCATCCTGCCCGCGGTGATCAGTATCGTGCGCGGCTTCTACCGCCGGCGCAAGTACCTGCCGCCCAAGATCGGCGTGGAAGGCGTCGGGATCAAGCGCGGTCTCACCGCACCCATGGCCGCGCTGCTCAACGAGGAGAAGCTGGATCGGGTGACGGTGCTCATTCTGTACGGGCTGCTGCGCAAGGGCGCCGTGAAGCTCAAAGCCGGTCCGGGGGGCAAACCTGTCATCGAGAAGACCGCGCTTGATTCGGGCAAGCTGTGGGAATACGAGAACGCCTTCCTCGATTCGATCAAAGCGGACGGATCGCTCGGCGAGAAGGAGCTGAAGAGCATGTTCGTCCAGATGATCAAGGACCTGAACAACCGGATGAAGGGCTTCTCGCTGCGGGAGACGCGGGCGTACTACCGGTCCATCACCCAGCAGGCCTGGGAGATGGTGCGAACGGCCGGCCCCGACGCGGCCGGCCTGAAAACCGTCGAGGAGCAGCTCCAGTGGATGCTCATGGACGATGATTTCGACGACAAGGTTCGCAAGCTGCCGCCCGTGGTGTTCGCCGCACCCAGCTGGTTTCCGACGGGCGGCTGGATCGTCGACGAGCCGACGGCCGCAGGCGGTCCGGCGCCGGTGGCGCCGGCCGGCGGCGCTCCGCCGGTGCCCGGCACCGGCGTGCCGGTGGCACCGGTCGGCGGCGGCGGGTTCAGCCTCACCGACATCTGCCACCAGACGGCGTCGGCCATCGAGGGGTTCTCCAACCGGGCGGTGAGCTCGTTCGGCAGCCTGGTGTCCGGCGTGACCGGCGTGACGAATCCCATCCCGGTGTCGTCATCCTCCGGGCGTTCCAGCGGCGGACACAGCTGCGCATGCGCGTGCGCCTGCGCCGGCTGCGCCTGCGCCTGCGCGGGAGGTGGCCGATGA
- a CDS encoding ACT domain-containing protein, which translates to MLTLDLAKVGVMSLPDRPGVAGMLLGAIGRRGVNAHFVVELTDQTNHSHIMLGVGETDLDLTLAAIQDVAAGLPAAEVVHQRDVVLVSIHGPHFRDRPGCAAEAFTAIAAAGVNILAISTSVSSISCLVERANLDLVIGSLQHHFQVSDDGVLVAEDGLARPWPHCR; encoded by the coding sequence ATGCTGACTCTCGACCTGGCCAAGGTGGGCGTCATGTCCCTGCCCGACCGGCCGGGGGTTGCGGGCATGCTGCTCGGCGCCATCGGCCGGCGCGGTGTCAACGCTCACTTCGTCGTCGAGCTGACCGACCAGACCAACCACTCCCACATCATGCTCGGAGTCGGCGAGACGGATCTCGACTTGACGCTCGCCGCCATTCAGGATGTCGCTGCAGGGCTGCCGGCCGCCGAAGTGGTCCACCAGCGGGATGTCGTCCTGGTCTCGATCCACGGCCCCCACTTCCGGGATCGCCCGGGTTGCGCGGCCGAAGCATTCACCGCGATCGCAGCCGCCGGCGTGAACATCCTGGCCATCAGCACGTCGGTGTCCAGCATCTCCTGCCTTGTGGAACGGGCCAACCTGGATCTGGTGATCGGCTCCCTGCAGCACCACTTTCAGGTGTCCGACGACGGCGTGCTGGTGGCCGAGGACGGACTGGCGCGCCCTTGGCCGCACTGCCGATGA